The Bacteroidota bacterium region ATTCTGCGAAATCCCAAATTTCAAATAATAGAGCTATTCAATAAAACAGAAAACGTAATTGACTTTACATTTCTGCAAAACTAATTTTGCTAAAAATAGTTTATGGAAAAGAAAAAACTCGTTTTAAGTGAAATTCAAATTACAAGCTTTATTACAAACTTAGAGCCCAAAGAGCAGCAAACTATTCTAGGTGCAATGGGTGCGGACACTAAGCTAATAAACACGTGTGCGTACACACAACAAAATGCAAATGCCTGTTATAATTATACAGCCAATAATTGTCAAGCATCTTTTACCTGCGTAACACAAATTCCTGCTAATTGTGCGTCTGCTAAAATTCAATGTGGCGGAAACTCTAGAACCAATTGCAATACACAAAATCAAGCAGTGTGTGCCTTAGAATCGGTTGTAAAACTTTGCTTTGTGCCAGCATCAGATTTAATTTTTAATTGTTAAGTACTATTTGGTTAGGTTAGTATCTTAGCGTTAGTAAAGTATTTAGGGATGCTTTTGCACCCCTAAATACTTATTTTTTAGTAACAACGCTAGTGTTGCATGCACAAATCACTATAATTACAAGCTATAGCGCTCATATTTGGAACACCACAATTGTCTTCTACTTTTGAGCTATCTCGATCTCGTATGCCAAACC contains the following coding sequences:
- a CDS encoding pinensin family lanthipeptide — its product is MEKKKLVLSEIQITSFITNLEPKEQQTILGAMGADTKLINTCAYTQQNANACYNYTANNCQASFTCVTQIPANCASAKIQCGGNSRTNCNTQNQAVCALESVVKLCFVPASDLIFNC